A stretch of DNA from Thalassococcus arenae:
TCTGGACTTTCTTCGCGATCTCGGCGAAGGCGGCCATGTTCTCGGCGGCAACCTCGGCCTGGGCCGATGCGAAATCGGTCATGGCTTTGGCGTAGTCAGCCGGCTCGGCCTTGGCTTTCGACATGTCGGCCAGCTTGGACAGGGTGTCCTTGGTCCACTTGGCCGAGATTTCGGTCGACTTGTCGGCGGCTTCCAGAGCCACAGCCGACAGCTTTTCGTTCAGGGTTGCGGTGGTCTTGTAAGCTTCTTCGAAAG
This window harbors:
- a CDS encoding phasin, PhaP, producing MAKTQDFTAMMKDMMGAFPVDTKAFEEAYKTTATLNEKLSAVALEAADKSTEISAKWTKDTLSKLADMSKAKAEPADYAKAMTDFASAQAEVAAENMAAFAEIAKKVQMDTVELMMAAGKDLTEDATAAMKKATEEVTSAAKKATAAAK